ggagaaaaagcaGGGCTCTTGTAAACTGAATGAATCGTTTTGGATGTCAACAACATCCGCTACAGAGAAGGGAATCTCTCAAAACTCCAGAGCCTTAGGGCTATGAGGAGGCATGGCAATATAACATGGCCTACTGAATGGCAATCTGTCTATCAAATGGTAACTAGCCATGGTGAACACATGATAACTGGTTGAGGGAGCGCATCAGGACAACCAAATATTTTGAGATATCTTGCTCATTTGGAGAACATACAGGTGACTATTTTTACTAGGCACTTCACCAACATATCTGCACCTGAGGTGTACCTGATTCCTCCTTACTGCTTGACAAAACAATACAGTTGGCCCAGGATGTGGTGGGGTGAGAGAATCCAACCTGAGGTAGTCTGGATGTATGTACAGACTCAAGTGTGTCGCCTTGCCAAGTGATAATTTTACGAACACATTAATGGAGGTGTGTGGTAAAATGGTTGCCCATAATTACCCTCCATAACATTCCGCCTACTGTTCAAAAATCAAGGGAAATAATAGGGCAGAGCTAAAATTCTCATTACTTGGGAGGAGGAAATATTTCAAACTGCCTTTGATTCTCTGGGGGAGGAAAGTTACTATCCGTCTCCAGCCTAGACAGTAACTTTAACGTTTTCCTCTGAGCCCGCACAGATGCCCAGTCTTGCCACCATTCAAGCTCTCTCCCACCTTGGGGGAGTCTTGCTTACCCGCTTCACTGTACCCAGCAGTAAGCAGGATTTCACCACATATCAGGAGCAGATCTGTGGCATCTCATGATCTGTATTCACCCACACCGTCCGTTTACCAAGCGGTCGCATGTACTGGCATGGCAAGTCGACCCCTGATAAGTGGCCCACCCATATTCTCACACAGATAACAGAGCTGCTGATCGCTACAATCAATTAAAAACCCCTTACCTGGAAATGGATGTGGGTGGGGCGACCCTCTTTTAAGGCACTTGGAACAAAGGACGTGCACAGTGTAGTAGAGGCCGGGCCATTCTTGAAGCAGGACATTCAGTTCTTCCACTAGGGGCGTTATGGCCTGCCAAGCCGTCCATATATTTGGTAGAGACGCGTGGCTAGCAATGGACAGAGTATCTGGCTGCTGGGCACCTTTGGCAGGCCTGTAACTTATTACCACAGGTACCTTCCCCCTGTAGGCATAaatctggtatttcccatctgatCTCTGGACCACGTGACTGTTAATCTGGACACTGTAGCGGGCaaacaggcctggtggaaagatgaAGGGGAAGCTGTATTCAATCTGCAGCTGCTCAGCCACAAAGGATGGTCCGCCCAGGTTAGTTCCATTGATCCACGCCTCTGCGTGGGGCATCTCGTTCTTCACATAGCAGGGGAACTTGTACCAGGCAGTGGCCCCGTTCAAAGGTTTGGATTTGGGTTTATTGACACAGTAACAGAGCCCCATCTTTTCCAAGAGCTCTAGGATGAGCTGCAGGTCCTCTCGGCTCTGGACATGGGGCTTGAGGAGCAGTCGGATAACGTGAGTGGGGAGAAGTCCGTGGAGCAGGAATCCTTCCACGTAGTGGTGGAGCTGCGTGGCCTTCAGCTCATCCGCAGGGGCATTACTGAGCAGTTTGTGGAACAACACCATCGCATCCCGCTGGCAAAAGACGTTGAGGATGTCGATGAGCCTGGGCAAGTTGTGGAACACGTATTCGCGTAGGGTCAGGTGCTCCTCAAAGAACAGCAGCTTGCCACTCTCGTGCAGGTAGGAAAGGGCGCTCTGGAGGCGGTCCTCCGTCAGTCCCGCCTGCAGGCCCAACCGGGCCGAATCCCACCAgctgagccacagctgctgagccTGCGGTTGGAAGTGCAATTCCTCCAGCACCTGCCAGGACCTCGGCAGCACCCGGTGAAGGTTTGGGAAGATGTCTCTGTGCTCCGCCACTGAGAGCAGCTTCTCTCGCAAACGGCGTACCTGGCAGCAATCCCAGCAGCTGATGGGCAGGACCGGGGAGAGGATCTGGGGTCGGTGGTTGAGCAGGTACTGGAACTGTGCTTTCTTACGCCGGAGGTTCTTGTCCGACACACCGTAGAAGGCAACGTGCGGGCTAGAGCACCGCAGATCAAAATCTTGCCCCAGGGCATAATCTACTTGCTGAGCCAAGTTCTGCAGGCCCTCGTAGTCCCGTTTCTCCTGCCAGGCAATCTGCCGGTGTATGTCTAAGCACTTCTCCTCCACCTCCCGCTCGGCACACAGATCCGCGTGGGTGCCCACCATGCACACCACGGCATGTGGTACTTTTGCCCCTAGCCAGTGAAGGAAGTGTCCCACAGAGGAATAGAAACACTGTGGCACGTAAGTACTCAGGTTCACCACCAGTACATAGAGGGCTCCAGGGGAGAGGAAGAAGGGCTGGATCACGTCGTAGCTCGGGTCACCGGCCAGCTCATACACAATGAAAGTCAAGCTCCTCTCTGCATCCGCCGTCCAGTCCGTCACCTCGATGCCTCTCCCGCTGCCTGGCAGCCCTGCAGCAGGTGAAGCTGGCAGCATGGCAGCCCGTGGTGGGGAACACCCTAAACACACGTCCCCATTCCCCGTTGGGGGTGCAAAGGGCAGAGCGTCATGCTGCAGCTCAGCAGCAGAACATCCAAGCTGGGTCTGCCCAGCAGTCTGGGGGGGCGGATTAAGGAGCATTCCCTGCTGCTTGCTGAAGACACATCCGAAGCGGGGACACTTCAGGGACGAAGCCGGTGGGGAAGCCTCTGGCTGCTCGACGATAGGGGGGTGATTTGGCTGTGCTTTTGGGGACCGAGGCCTTGGCAATTCTCTCCGTGGCTCCATGCAGCACCCCATGGGTTGGGGCTTCCCAGAATCCTTGCGGGCTGCCATTATGGAGGAGTATCTTTgccccagttcctcctcctcctcctcctcctcctccatgaggCACTTCCTCAGCAGAGTTTTGCCGGCGTTTTTCAGGCCCATCAGGACCAGCTTGAGCCGGGGTTTCAGGGCGGGCTGGGAGTGGGCCAGCTCCTGCTGGTAGGCGGCGATGTAAGGGACGCCCTTCATGCAGACCTCATACGGGGGCTGGATCAGCGGGTTGTCTTTGATCTTCCAAAGGGTGATGCGGCTGAGCTGGCCAAAGCCCTCGGGCAAGATGGCGATCTGGTTGCCCTGCAGCACCAGCTCCTCCAAGTGGCGAAGCTGC
This genomic window from Eublepharis macularius isolate TG4126 chromosome 8, MPM_Emac_v1.0, whole genome shotgun sequence contains:
- the MFHAS1 gene encoding malignant fibrous histiocytoma-amplified sequence 1, producing the protein MAETERPEEAARLWRDVALRAGKVPEPEPEAAKEAEPPPESPPPEMLNLSGRGLAELPEGLCAAVGSRLRVLSLRRNRLARLPSAAALRHLGRLAELDLSHNRLRCLRDDGPALALLGGLRKLSLSHNQLGAEGGPLPAGLGELRQLEELDLSFNRLGRLPEQALGRLQQLRALDVDHNQLAAFPPALLQLPALEELDCSGNRLLRAVPEGIACLQRLKVLWLSGAGLACLPEGLCRLGALENLMVDGNSLRALPAGFGNLRRLKMLNLSSNLLADFPAAVLALPGLEELYLSRNQLSLLPKGLCQLGHLRTLWLDNNRIRYLPDSVVQLRHLEELVLQGNQIAILPEGFGQLSRITLWKIKDNPLIQPPYEVCMKGVPYIAAYQQELAHSQPALKPRLKLVLMGLKNAGKTLLRKCLMEEEEEEEEELGQRYSSIMAARKDSGKPQPMGCCMEPRRELPRPRSPKAQPNHPPIVEQPEASPPASSLKCPRFGCVFSKQQGMLLNPPPQTAGQTQLGCSAAELQHDALPFAPPTGNGDVCLGCSPPRAAMLPASPAAGLPGSGRGIEVTDWTADAERSLTFIVYELAGDPSYDVIQPFFLSPGALYVLVVNLSTYVPQCFYSSVGHFLHWLGAKVPHAVVCMVGTHADLCAEREVEEKCLDIHRQIAWQEKRDYEGLQNLAQQVDYALGQDFDLRCSSPHVAFYGVSDKNLRRKKAQFQYLLNHRPQILSPVLPISCWDCCQVRRLREKLLSVAEHRDIFPNLHRVLPRSWQVLEELHFQPQAQQLWLSWWDSARLGLQAGLTEDRLQSALSYLHESGKLLFFEEHLTLREYVFHNLPRLIDILNVFCQRDAMVLFHKLLSNAPADELKATQLHHYVEGFLLHGLLPTHVIRLLLKPHVQSREDLQLILELLEKMGLCYCVNKPKSKPLNGATAWYKFPCYVKNEMPHAEAWINGTNLGGPSFVAEQLQIEYSFPFIFPPGLFARYSVQINSHVVQRSDGKYQIYAYRGKVPVVISYRPAKGAQQPDTLSIASHASLPNIWTAWQAITPLVEELNVLLQEWPGLYYTVHVLCSKCLKRGSPHPHPFPGELLSQPRPEGVTEIICPKNGSERVNVALVYPPTPTVISPCSK